The sequence TTGGCAGGTATATGGTTTGCCAATGAAAGATGGTTTTGTGTCACAGCTGAAACCTGGTGCTGATACCAGCCGTCCGGGCATCTTCTTCAAAGCAGGCTTCAACCTGAATGCCGCTGCTGATACTTATATCGATATGAGTAACTTTAAGAAAGGTATTGTATGGGTGAATGGACATAACCTGGGACGCTATTGGGAAATTGGCCCGCAGAAACGTTTGTATTGTCCTGCTCCATGGCTGAAGAAAGGGGAGAATGAGATTGTGGTGTTTGATCTGTTGCAAACAACTGCTGCTACTGTAGGTGGCGCGAAGACTTTGGAATAATAAATAGAGAGGTTGTATCATAAATAAAACCTCCGAGAATCACATAAGCAGGAACCAGGCTCCATTAGGTTTCCGAATAAAACCTTCATGAAAGAGGGAATTCACCAACGGGGAATGAAAACCATTTTCATAAAAAACCCTCATGAACCGGGTTCACAAACGACTATGAAAATGGTGGTACCTTCGACAAAAGTACTACCATGGAACAATCACATATCAGTTTTGAACAGGTTGTGAGTCGCGGCTGTGGCCTCGATGTTCACCAGGAGAATGTAGTAGCCACCATCAGAGGAAATGGGTTGGAAGAACAAACCCGCACTTTTAGCACTTTCACAAGTTCACTTAGGGACCTGGTAGCTTGGCTTGAAGAATCCGGCATTACACATGTCGCAATGGAGAGCACGGGGTTTACTGGAAGCCTGTTTTTAATATACTGGAACCTCACTTTGAACTTATTCTGGTCAATGCCCGGCATATTAAATATGTGCCGGGGCATAAGACCGATCGCAATGACAGTGCCTGGATTGCAAAATTATTGCTAAGCGGGCTACTAAAGGGAAGTTTTATTCCACCGCAATACACTCGCGAATTACGGGAATTGTACCGATACAAACGTAAAGTAATAGGACAGCGGTCCAGTGAATATAACCGGTTACAGAACATTTTAGAGACAGCCAATATCAAATTGAGCACTGTAGTCAGTGATGTATTCGGTGTAAGTGGCTGGTCAATGATCACTGCCATTATTGAAGGAGAACAGGATCCTATGATATTGGCCAATTTGGCAAAAGGTAGGCTCAAAATCAAAAAACAAGAGCTTATTCTTGCATTAGAAGGCCATCTTAATGAGCATCACCGTTTTATGCTCAGCCTGTCTAAAACTGTTATTTTACAGCTAAATGACCTACTTGGTCAGGTGGATAACCGTATAGATCAGTACTTAAAAAATGGGAGGAAGAAGTAAAATTACTTCAGACTATTCCCGGAGTACAAAAACAAACAGCTACCGCCATCTTAGCCGAAATAGGTACAGATATGCATGCGTTCCCTAATCAGCATCATTTGGCTAGTTGGTGTGGTTTATGTCCTGGTAATAATGAAAGTGCCGGAAAAAGAAAAGTGAAAGAATCAATCATGGCAACAGATCCCTTAAAACCGCACTCGTGGAAGCAGCATGGGCTGCAGCACATACGAAAGATACTTATCTGAAAAGAAAATATTATACTTTGAGTATACGAAGAGGCAAAAAACGAGCACTTATTGCAATTTCACACAAAATCCTAATTGCCGCTTATTTTATACTCAAAAATAGAGTGCCATATATGGAACCTGATAATCAGGAGTGGCTAAAAAAGAAAGCAGGCGCAGATAAATAATTATCTCAGACGCCTGCGCGAGCTTGAGGCATTACCCCCATCTCAATAAGATTACTAAGTTACAAAAATCGACCTTTTATTGGTGCTTTTTCAGCCTGTAGAAAAAACTGATTTAAGACTCTAAGTACAAACGATTGTTGCTATAAGCACGAAAAGAAAATTTTAATCCTATAGAGTCATATCAAATTATGGCCTGGACGAACTATTTTCAAAGAAAAAGAGCGTGTATTTCTTTTGATACACGCTCTTTTTAAATTTAAGAAAAGTCTTCAATCAGGTTTTTAAGCTAATAAATCCTTACAGTCAGCTAATCTAATAAATTCCTATTACGAGCATTATAATCTAATAATTTCCTACACTCAGCAACTCCTCTTCAAATATCCCTTTCAATCTTTCTCCATAATTCCGAAGCACCCCTTCTCTCTCTTCCTCCGTCATTCTCACCGGTGCATACACCACCTGCGGCTCCAACACACTAAACCCTACAAACTCCAACATCCCTCTGTTTATCGGTTTTAATATCGCATCTATATCACCATGCTCCCCTGTTTTTTCATACTTTTCGGCAGTACCGCCGGTGGTCAATGACAACAAAGCTTTCTTGCCTTTAAGCACCCCATTCTCATAACATTTTGCCTCTCCATAAAAACGACCATAAGCAAATACCTTATCCACCCAGCCTTTCAATATCCCCGGTACAGTAAACCACCACAAAGGAAACTGCCAGATCATCATATCACACCATTCTACTTTCTGCTGCTCTGTTTCAATGTCAGGAGAGAAAACGCCATCCTTCTCTTCCAGCTGCTGCTTAAAATAGGAAGGGTTATGCACTGTCGTAAAATTCCTTCTGTCCGACACCGGATCAAATGCCTGTCTGTAAAGATCACTTACCTTTACTTCATGTCCTTCTGCCTGCAAGGTCTCGATTGCAGTATGATACATCGCGCCATTCATACTCTGTAATTCCGGATGCGCTAAAACTATCAGTATTTTCATAATTTTATGTAGCTTTTTACAAAAGTAAATGGCAGTGGTGGAATGAATAATGGTGAAGCTAATTGTGTGCTTCACACAAAATTGTAAGTAATGGGAAAACGTAAGGAAAGTTCTTCGAATAGTATCAACCAGAAAAATCTAAATTCGTTTTGCGCTACGACTTATGCGATCAGTGTGCTTGGCGGTAGGTGGAAACTGGTTATTTTGTATAAGCTGGAAAAGCGTACCATGCGGTTTGGAGAGTTGAAAGAGCATATACCGGATATCTCTGATCGTATGCTGACCTTACACCTGCAGGAGATGGAAAAGGATGGCCTGATTATCAGAACAGCGTATGCAGAAGTGCCGCCACGTGTGGAATATAGTTTGACTGAAAGTGCCAGGAGTCTGGCGCCAATATGGAAACAACTGGAAGAGTGGGGGGTACAACACCAAAGTAGATGAAATGATGCTGTGATCACCATTCATGCAAAAACTGATACAACCCTTATTGAATTAAAAAAGGAGTCTCATTAAAGAAACTCCTTTTTTAATTTTATGAAAAACTTATTTCGATCGTGTCACATCGCTCCTCTTAACCTTATCACAAATCCACACTCCATCTTGCTACATGGCCCCACTCAACCTCACCACAAACCCACCACCCGGTGCCATCTTCAGCGGCAACCTCGCACCACTTCCTATCGCTCTCTTCTCCAACTTAAAATCCTTCGCATTCTTATCCGCATTCACCCCATCCTTCCATAACTGCATCTGATAAGTACCTGCCGGTAAAAAAGACAAATCCACCTCCACATCTCTCGCATCCCAATTCGTCATCCCTGCCACATACCAATCTCCATTCAGCGCCTGTCTCGCCATCACCACATATTCCCCCACCTTTGCCTGCAAAGGAATCGTCTTTGCCCATTGCACCGGCACCTTACTCAACAACTCCATTGCCTCCGGCTCATGCAGGTAATGCGTAGGTATATCACACAACATCTGCAACGGACTTTCGAATACAATGTACATGGCTAATTGATTACATCTCGTACCCAATGTCATCGGCTCTGCCGGTTGTGCACTCCATTGGTCTTTCTGTACATTGATCATACCGCCTGGCGTAAAATCCATCGGCCCTGCTACCTGCCTGATAAAGGGTAGGGTAGTGGTATGTACCGGATCAATCAGGTTCGCAAACTTGCTGATCTCATTTCCCATCACACCCTCTGACGTCAATACATTCGGATGTGTACGCAGCCATCCAACAGGTTTGTACGCCCCATGAAAATCTACGAGTAACTGCCTTTTAGCAGCGGCATTCGCCACCTTTTCATAGTACTGTACCATTGGCTGATCATCTCTTTGCATAAAGTCTACCTTAATCCCTTTCACGCCCCATGCTGCAAAGGTATCCAGTGCCATATCCATCTGCTGGTTCAGCACCATCCAGCTGCTCCACAACAATATATCTACATGACGTTTCTTTCCATATGCCACCAGTTCTTTTACATTGATATCCGGCGCCAGGCTAAAGAGGTCGCGGGTACTGCACCAGCCTTCATCCAGCAACACATATTCAATACCATATTTGCTGGCCACATCAATGTAGTATTTGTACGTATCATTGTTAATACCTGCCCTGAAATCTACATCGTATACATTGTTGTAATGCCACCAGTCCCACTGCACTTTACCGGGTTTTACCCAACTAAAATCGCCTTTGGCATCGGGTGCCAGCTGGTAGACCAGTTGGTTGGTAAGCAGGTCCCCGTCTTTGCGTGCGATCATGACTATTCTCCATGGAAACGCCTGCGGACCTTTCAGCTCTGCAATATAATCCTGCCTTGATTCGACCTGCTCATCTCTGTCGCTGGTGATTTTCACTGCTTTGGGAAAATGCGGAAACACGCCATGGATACTGTTGCCGCCACGTAGCCACATACCTGCGTAGTTGTATAAACCTGATTCTGTGATAAGGAGTTTCGTACCGTTGACTTCGAACAATGCTGGCAGACTAGCCAACTTGTTTTCGTCTATTTCACCCACCCCATAAGGAATATATTTCCGTTCATTATGAGAATAGAACCCGTCTTCCTGCGGATACCACGCTTTGCCTGTCTTATCCATATTGAATTCTGCCTGCTCGTCTGTGACCTTATAAGGGCCCTTTTCGCGGCTTATCCAATGCCAGGCAACTCCATTGTCATATGCCCGCCATTCCAGCGACAATGCGTTGTTAAAATCAATATGCAGCTCATTGTAGCGATCTTCAATGGTGGTAGTTTTTTGTTTTACGATGGGCGTGAGCTGCCCTTCGTGTGAGCTTTGTTTTGATTTGCTCACTTTCCAGTTGCCTTTGTTGAAGGAAACCACCGAGTTACCGATCAAAGGCTTGTTATCCTGCGATACGCTGTAGGTGATATTGGCGCCTACGGATACGGACAAGGTAATAGACTTGTCGGGTGATAGTAAAGTAAATTTTTGTTGTGCATGAATGGCGGAGGCACTTCCTAACAGGAAGGCGCATGCAAGCCATGGGTGGAATTTCATAAATAG is a genomic window of Chitinophaga sp. LS1 containing:
- a CDS encoding IS110 family transposase: MVNARHIKYVPGHKTDRNDSAWIAKLLLSGLLKGSFIPPQYTRELRELYRYKRKVIGQRSSEYNRLQNILETANIKLSTVVSDVFGVSGWSMITAIIEGEQDPMILANLAKGRLKIKKQELILALEGHLNEHHRFMLSLSKTVILQLNDLLGQVDNRIDQYLKNGRKK
- a CDS encoding NAD(P)H-dependent oxidoreductase, translated to MKILIVLAHPELQSMNGAMYHTAIETLQAEGHEVKVSDLYRQAFDPVSDRRNFTTVHNPSYFKQQLEEKDGVFSPDIETEQQKVEWCDMMIWQFPLWWFTVPGILKGWVDKVFAYGRFYGEAKCYENGVLKGKKALLSLTTGGTAEKYEKTGEHGDIDAILKPINRGMLEFVGFSVLEPQVVYAPVRMTEEEREGVLRNYGERLKGIFEEELLSVGNY
- a CDS encoding winged helix-turn-helix transcriptional regulator produces the protein MGKRKESSSNSINQKNLNSFCATTYAISVLGGRWKLVILYKLEKRTMRFGELKEHIPDISDRMLTLHLQEMEKDGLIIRTAYAEVPPRVEYSLTESARSLAPIWKQLEEWGVQHQSR
- a CDS encoding glycoside hydrolase family 97 protein — protein: MKFHPWLACAFLLGSASAIHAQQKFTLLSPDKSITLSVSVGANITYSVSQDNKPLIGNSVVSFNKGNWKVSKSKQSSHEGQLTPIVKQKTTTIEDRYNELHIDFNNALSLEWRAYDNGVAWHWISREKGPYKVTDEQAEFNMDKTGKAWYPQEDGFYSHNERKYIPYGVGEIDENKLASLPALFEVNGTKLLITESGLYNYAGMWLRGGNSIHGVFPHFPKAVKITSDRDEQVESRQDYIAELKGPQAFPWRIVMIARKDGDLLTNQLVYQLAPDAKGDFSWVKPGKVQWDWWHYNNVYDVDFRAGINNDTYKYYIDVASKYGIEYVLLDEGWCSTRDLFSLAPDINVKELVAYGKKRHVDILLWSSWMVLNQQMDMALDTFAAWGVKGIKVDFMQRDDQPMVQYYEKVANAAAKRQLLVDFHGAYKPVGWLRTHPNVLTSEGVMGNEISKFANLIDPVHTTTLPFIRQVAGPMDFTPGGMINVQKDQWSAQPAEPMTLGTRCNQLAMYIVFESPLQMLCDIPTHYLHEPEAMELLSKVPVQWAKTIPLQAKVGEYVVMARQALNGDWYVAGMTNWDARDVEVDLSFLPAGTYQMQLWKDGVNADKNAKDFKLEKRAIGSGARLPLKMAPGGGFVVRLSGAM